A window of Lentibacillus sp. Marseille-P4043 contains these coding sequences:
- a CDS encoding thiolase family protein: MREAVIVEAVRTPVGRRNGMLSGIRAEDLAAKPLKEVVRRAGISAGLVEDVIFGCVSQVGEQGFDIAREAALIADYPVEVPGTTIDRQCGSSQQAVHFASQAIISGDMDIVVAGGIENMSRVPMGSNMQGVKLSEELTSRYEIINQGLSADRIADKWGFSREQMDEFSLESHAKAVAARKAGHFAKEIMPLEVTPPDDTKKIVSDDEGPRDNTNMEKLGSLKPAFREDGSITAGNSSQISDGAVAILIMSREKAVELGLKPRFRIVARSVVGSDPTLMLTGPIPATEKVLKKAGLTIDNIDIFEVNEAFASVPLAWLAETGADPKKLNPNGGAIALGHPLGASGGRLMTTMLYELERTGARYGLQTMCEGHGMANATVIERLD; encoded by the coding sequence ATGCGTGAAGCAGTAATTGTGGAGGCGGTTAGAACCCCTGTTGGTAGGCGGAATGGGATGTTAAGTGGTATTCGTGCTGAGGATCTGGCCGCAAAACCATTAAAGGAAGTGGTGAGAAGAGCAGGGATTTCTGCTGGACTTGTGGAGGATGTGATTTTTGGTTGCGTGTCTCAGGTTGGGGAGCAAGGATTTGACATTGCTCGAGAAGCGGCACTTATTGCTGATTACCCTGTTGAGGTTCCGGGAACAACAATTGATCGTCAGTGCGGCTCGAGCCAACAGGCAGTCCATTTTGCTTCACAAGCAATTATTAGTGGGGATATGGATATTGTTGTTGCTGGTGGAATTGAAAATATGTCACGTGTACCAATGGGTTCAAATATGCAAGGTGTGAAACTTAGTGAGGAATTAACGAGCAGATATGAAATTATAAATCAAGGGTTATCAGCAGATCGAATTGCGGATAAATGGGGGTTCAGCCGTGAGCAAATGGATGAATTTTCATTAGAAAGTCATGCAAAGGCAGTTGCCGCTCGTAAGGCTGGGCATTTTGCAAAAGAAATCATGCCATTGGAAGTAACACCCCCGGATGATACAAAGAAGATCGTGAGTGATGACGAAGGGCCACGGGATAATACAAATATGGAGAAACTTGGTAGTCTTAAACCAGCATTTAGAGAAGATGGAAGTATAACAGCTGGTAACTCCAGTCAAATCAGTGATGGGGCTGTAGCAATACTAATTATGTCGCGCGAAAAAGCAGTAGAACTTGGATTAAAGCCAAGGTTTCGTATTGTTGCCCGTTCTGTTGTTGGTTCAGATCCGACTCTCATGCTAACAGGGCCGATTCCCGCAACAGAAAAAGTGTTGAAAAAAGCTGGACTCACCATTGATAACATCGATATTTTTGAAGTTAATGAGGCATTTGCTTCAGTACCACTTGCTTGGCTTGCGGAAACTGGTGCAGATCCGAAAAAATTGAATCCAAATGGTGGGGCAATTGCACTAGGTCATCCGCTTGGCGCAAGTGGTGGTCGTCTAATGACAACCATGTTATACGAATTGGAACGAACTG
- a CDS encoding MaoC/PaaZ C-terminal domain-containing protein — translation MKFDTFSLGEQFFTNPITVTEEDIIDFANKYDPQYFHVDRNAAEESPYGSLIASGFHTLAVVWSEWIKMDILGRDCLGGVGADEIRWRKPVLANDQLSGQFTIADKKKSANGKRGLLTIDVVIRNQKDEEVLTCNTNVYVAV, via the coding sequence ATGAAATTTGATACATTTTCTTTAGGAGAACAATTTTTTACCAATCCGATCACCGTGACAGAGGAAGATATCATAGATTTCGCAAATAAATATGATCCTCAATATTTTCATGTTGATAGAAATGCTGCTGAAGAAAGTCCGTATGGCTCATTAATTGCATCGGGTTTTCATACATTAGCTGTAGTTTGGTCGGAGTGGATAAAGATGGATATTTTAGGTAGAGATTGCCTTGGTGGTGTGGGTGCGGACGAAATTAGATGGAGGAAACCTGTGCTAGCGAATGACCAACTATCAGGTCAATTTACAATCGCTGATAAAAAGAAGTCCGCGAATGGAAAAAGAGGACTTTTAACAATAGATGTTGTGATCAGAAATCAAAAGGATGAAGAAGTATTAACTTGCAATACGAACGTATATGTTGCAGTGTGA
- a CDS encoding acyl-CoA dehydrogenase family protein: MERSFLGEEHAIFRRSLRKFLEKEAIPNFAQWEKNQQVPRSFWKKLGNQGFLCPWADEKFGAVHADFGYSVVINEEFERVGTGMVGIGLHNDIVMPYIDSYGTDTQKERWLKGAISGDLVSAIAMTEPGAGSDLAAIKTTAVKDGDDYIVNGEKTFITNGYTADLVVVVCKTNSKAQPAHKGISLLVIEADTPGFTKNKKLQKVGQHANDTCELVFENVRVPTANLLGVEGKGFYYLMEKLQQERLMVAIQSMEAVEIMLELTVDYVKQREAFGRSISKFQNTQFSLAEMKTEMQIGRTFVDRLIDDHVAGNNVVTEVSMAKWWTTDLAKKVAGECMQLHGGYGYIEEYEIARRYRDVAVSSIYAGTNEIMKGIIAKNMGL, translated from the coding sequence ATGGAGAGGTCGTTTTTAGGGGAAGAACATGCTATTTTTCGTCGTTCATTACGAAAATTTCTTGAGAAAGAAGCGATACCGAATTTTGCTCAATGGGAAAAAAATCAGCAAGTACCAAGATCCTTTTGGAAAAAGCTTGGGAACCAGGGTTTTCTATGTCCTTGGGCTGACGAGAAGTTTGGGGCTGTTCATGCTGATTTTGGTTATTCTGTAGTCATTAATGAGGAATTTGAGAGAGTTGGCACTGGGATGGTTGGGATTGGTCTCCATAATGATATTGTTATGCCATATATTGATTCATATGGGACAGATACTCAGAAAGAACGGTGGCTAAAAGGAGCGATTAGTGGTGACTTAGTATCAGCTATTGCTATGACAGAACCTGGTGCAGGGTCAGATTTGGCGGCTATTAAAACGACTGCTGTAAAAGATGGTGATGATTACATTGTTAACGGAGAAAAGACATTTATAACAAATGGCTATACAGCTGATTTAGTTGTTGTAGTCTGTAAAACAAATTCAAAGGCACAACCTGCACATAAAGGGATTAGTCTTCTAGTTATTGAAGCGGATACACCAGGGTTTACCAAGAACAAAAAACTACAAAAGGTTGGTCAGCATGCAAATGATACGTGTGAACTGGTTTTTGAGAATGTCAGAGTCCCAACAGCCAATTTGTTAGGGGTTGAGGGGAAAGGTTTCTATTATTTGATGGAAAAATTGCAGCAGGAACGATTAATGGTTGCTATTCAGAGTATGGAGGCCGTTGAAATCATGCTTGAATTAACAGTTGATTATGTGAAACAACGAGAGGCTTTCGGACGGTCTATTAGTAAGTTTCAAAATACCCAGTTTAGTCTTGCCGAAATGAAAACAGAAATGCAAATAGGCAGGACTTTTGTTGATCGCCTGATTGATGACCATGTTGCTGGTAACAATGTAGTGACAGAAGTTTCAATGGCAAAGTGGTGGACAACCGACCTAGCCAAAAAGGTTGCTGGTGAATGTATGCAACTACATGGAGGATATGGCTATATAGAGGAATACGAGATTGCTAGAAGATATCGCGATGTAGCTGTTTCATCGATTTATGCAGGGACAAATGAAATTATGAAAGGAATTATTGCCAAGAATATGGGATTGTAA
- a CDS encoding 3-hydroxyacyl-CoA dehydrogenase, translating to MEIKNSVAVVTGGASGLGEATVRKIVSEGGKAVILDLAERKGNLLTEELGESVYFVKTDVTDEISVQAALDEAGQTFGNIDLLVNCAGIGSAEKTFGKKGVHNLSAFSKVIQVNLIGTFNVIRLATEKMANNEPNDKGERGVIINTASVAAFEGQVGQAAYSASKGGIAGMTLPIARDLSTLGIRVMTIAPGLFETPLFATLPDSARKALGEMTPFPSRLGYPSEYAHLVTSILENPMLNGEIIRLDGAIRMQPK from the coding sequence ATGGAAATTAAAAATAGTGTTGCTGTCGTTACAGGTGGCGCATCTGGTCTTGGTGAAGCTACTGTAAGGAAGATTGTTTCAGAAGGTGGGAAAGCTGTCATCTTGGACCTAGCAGAGAGAAAAGGTAATCTACTGACAGAAGAATTAGGGGAAAGTGTCTATTTTGTCAAAACAGATGTAACGGATGAAATAAGTGTGCAAGCAGCCTTAGATGAAGCTGGCCAAACGTTTGGAAACATTGATTTACTAGTTAATTGTGCAGGGATTGGTTCAGCGGAAAAGACTTTTGGCAAAAAGGGGGTACATAATCTATCTGCTTTTTCAAAGGTTATTCAGGTTAATTTGATTGGGACATTTAATGTTATTCGTCTTGCCACGGAAAAAATGGCTAATAATGAACCGAACGATAAGGGTGAACGTGGGGTAATTATTAATACAGCATCGGTTGCTGCGTTTGAGGGACAGGTTGGGCAGGCTGCTTACAGTGCCTCTAAAGGGGGAATTGCGGGGATGACTTTGCCAATTGCTAGGGATCTTTCTACATTGGGAATAAGAGTGATGACGATTGCTCCAGGTTTATTTGAAACACCGCTATTTGCTACATTACCGGATAGTGCTCGAAAAGCTTTAGGAGAAATGACACCGTTTCCATCTAGGCTGGGTTATCCTTCTGAATATGCGCATTTGGTTACAAGCATCTTGGAAAATCCGATGTTAAATGGAGAAATTATCCGACTTGATGGTGCAATCAGGATGCAGCCGAAGTAA
- a CDS encoding TetR/AcrR family transcriptional regulator: MSLREQKTAKKKEDILRTAIRVLSEKGYHGTTMEEIASKLLMTKGSVYYYFRDKQDLLYQSQIMLLERSLKNIEQVRKLDLPVIEKLRKAVVVHIEYLLSERSGFELMMQPEHIFTTEQLKQILRLRDDYGKNFDQLILIGIEANLFHTVDVKIVRNIILGAMNWVTQWYSAEGKMSDTEIAESISNYLLRILTWK, translated from the coding sequence ATGTCTTTACGAGAACAGAAGACAGCAAAGAAAAAGGAAGACATTTTGCGGACAGCGATTCGTGTTCTATCGGAGAAAGGTTATCATGGAACAACGATGGAAGAAATAGCATCCAAACTTTTGATGACGAAGGGTTCTGTATACTACTACTTTCGTGATAAGCAGGATTTGTTGTATCAAAGCCAGATAATGTTATTAGAGCGTAGTTTGAAGAATATAGAGCAAGTGCGCAAACTGGATTTGCCTGTAATCGAAAAACTACGAAAAGCTGTAGTAGTTCATATTGAATATTTGCTTTCTGAACGATCTGGGTTTGAACTAATGATGCAGCCTGAGCATATTTTTACAACAGAACAACTGAAACAAATTCTCCGTCTGCGTGACGATTATGGAAAAAATTTTGATCAGTTAATCTTGATAGGTATAGAAGCAAATCTATTCCATACCGTGGACGTGAAAATTGTAAGAAATATTATTTTAGGTGCGATGAACTGGGTGACACAATGGTATTCAGCTGAGGGGAAAATGAGTGATACGGAAATTGCTGAATCTATTTCTAATTACCTATTACGCATCTTAACATGGAAATAG
- a CDS encoding YciI family protein — MKYFAVFSPMLDEEKSRLYRPDHLEFLKEQSEKNRVFAKGRFADGAGGLVIYQAKTYADVEQIVKRDPYVVNGARGFEIHEWEMIQG, encoded by the coding sequence ATGAAATATTTCGCAGTTTTCTCACCTATGCTAGACGAGGAGAAGAGTAGGCTGTATCGCCCAGATCATTTAGAATTTTTAAAGGAACAATCAGAGAAGAATCGTGTATTTGCTAAAGGTCGCTTTGCTGATGGAGCGGGTGGTTTGGTAATTTATCAGGCTAAGACCTATGCTGATGTGGAACAGATAGTGAAGCGGGATCCCTATGTAGTAAATGGTGCAAGAGGATTCGAGATTCATGAATGGGAGATGATACAGGGGTAA
- a CDS encoding methyl-accepting chemotaxis protein, translating to MEKIMNFKSVKNKLYVSFSIVIIASFLLGIYNFLSIGKTNDDIDQIANNDLPLLMASEKLNSTMSQQTGLVRSFLLYEENKYRDQFDEKKEISTKLGENILQLTNSGQSKDLIDKKSQLEASLTDVFAAYDAGDKEKAMEIMSSKAEPLENEIDVVLDELQANKEELVNQNGENIISNGETMLIVTIVVTILIAVLSIAIELITVRIITDPIIKVMNRMKRIANGDLSTEPLETNLRDETGQLIIATNEMQQSTYQLLHKINDVSKTVGTQSEELSQSANEVRSGSEQVATTMQELSSGSDTQANNASELASMMSVFTKKMQETNNNGEIIQQASNEVLEMTNEGSKLMESSTKQMEKIDDIVKDAAHKVSSLDQKSQEISNLVDVIKDIADQTNLLALNAAIEAARAGEHGKGFAVVADEVRKLAEQVSNSVTEITNIVTSIQQNSNTVTESLQGSYREVEQGTGQLKTTQETFNGISLFVSEMGTIIQTVTSNLSEMATNSEQMNSSIQEVAAIAEESAAGVEQTSASTQQTTSSMEELATNSNNLAELAEDLNALVQQFKF from the coding sequence ATGGAAAAAATAATGAATTTTAAAAGTGTAAAAAACAAACTTTATGTCAGCTTTTCCATCGTTATTATCGCAAGTTTTTTATTAGGTATTTATAATTTCCTTTCAATCGGAAAAACAAATGATGATATAGATCAAATAGCAAATAATGATCTCCCCTTGTTAATGGCTAGTGAAAAATTAAACTCTACCATGTCTCAACAAACGGGATTAGTTCGTAGTTTTTTATTATATGAAGAAAATAAATACAGAGATCAATTTGACGAAAAGAAAGAGATATCGACAAAGCTTGGAGAAAATATACTTCAATTAACTAATTCAGGACAAAGCAAAGATTTGATTGATAAAAAGAGCCAATTGGAAGCATCATTAACAGATGTTTTTGCTGCATATGACGCCGGCGATAAAGAGAAGGCAATGGAAATTATGTCTAGCAAAGCTGAACCGCTTGAAAATGAAATTGACGTAGTGTTGGATGAGCTACAAGCCAATAAAGAGGAATTAGTAAACCAAAACGGTGAAAATATTATATCGAACGGCGAGACGATGTTAATTGTAACAATTGTTGTAACCATTTTAATTGCAGTGCTCAGTATTGCAATAGAACTAATTACTGTTCGAATTATCACCGATCCGATCATTAAGGTGATGAACCGAATGAAACGTATCGCAAACGGCGACCTCAGCACGGAACCGTTGGAAACAAATTTAAGAGATGAGACAGGTCAGCTCATTATAGCCACAAATGAAATGCAGCAAAGTACGTATCAGCTACTACATAAAATTAACGATGTATCTAAAACAGTTGGCACGCAAAGTGAAGAGTTGTCCCAATCAGCAAATGAAGTGAGATCCGGATCTGAACAAGTTGCTACTACTATGCAAGAATTATCATCTGGTTCAGATACACAGGCAAACAATGCAAGTGAACTGGCATCAATGATGAGCGTATTTACGAAAAAAATGCAAGAGACAAATAACAATGGCGAAATTATCCAACAAGCATCAAATGAGGTTCTGGAAATGACAAACGAAGGAAGCAAATTGATGGAATCCTCTACAAAACAGATGGAAAAAATTGACGATATTGTCAAAGATGCTGCGCATAAGGTAAGCAGCCTAGATCAAAAATCTCAAGAAATATCGAACTTGGTTGATGTTATAAAAGATATTGCTGATCAGACAAATCTACTAGCATTGAACGCAGCCATTGAGGCAGCCCGAGCAGGTGAACACGGAAAAGGTTTTGCTGTAGTGGCAGATGAGGTAAGGAAACTCGCTGAACAAGTGTCCAATTCCGTAACAGAAATAACAAATATAGTAACAAGTATCCAACAAAACTCAAATACGGTAACTGAATCACTTCAAGGTAGTTATAGGGAGGTTGAACAAGGAACAGGTCAATTAAAAACGACTCAGGAAACTTTTAATGGAATTAGTCTTTTCGTATCAGAAATGGGAACAATCATTCAGACGGTAACGAGCAACTTATCGGAGATGGCTACGAATAGCGAGCAAATGAATAGTTCTATTCAAGAAGTTGCCGCGATCGCTGAGGAGTCAGCAGCTGGCGTTGAACAAACATCAGCATCAACACAGCAAACAACCAGTTCCATGGAGGAATTGGCAACCAACTCCAACAACCTTGCTGAATTAGCAGAAGATTTGAATGCATTAGTTCAACAATTTAAATTTTAA
- a CDS encoding peptide MFS transporter, translating to MKSRKEEILETIPQKGFFGHPPGLLTLFSIEFWERFSYYGMRAVLLFYIYYETTKGGLGLDKTTAASIMSIYGAMVYMSTILGGWLADRILGSRSTIIYGGILIALGHLALSIPGSVTALFVSMALIILGSGILKPNLSSIVGDLYSKEDYRRDAGFSIFYTGANAGALLAPLIVGTIGQTYNFHLGFAIAAVGMLVGLIWYAITSRKTLGEAGRYVPNPISPAEKGKLIRWFSIAGIAILLVLGITIATGVMTIDVFTGVISVLGIIIPITYFLVMYNSKKTTADEKSRLLAYIPLFITAMMFWAIQEQGSTIFAQIADSQTKLDFGWLHIQSSWFQSINPFYIVFLAPLFALAWTKLGKRQPTTPVKFAIGVILAGLSFLLMVVPFVLGGGHQINPMWLVFSFLIVTLGELFLSPVGASATTKLAPAAFASQTMSVWYLSNASAQAINAQLVKYYSIDTQVTYFMIIGTLSVIIGIVLWIFSKKIHQFMRGVD from the coding sequence ATGAAGAGCAGGAAAGAAGAGATTTTGGAAACCATCCCCCAGAAAGGGTTTTTTGGCCATCCTCCAGGCCTACTTACTTTGTTTTCCATAGAATTCTGGGAACGTTTCTCCTATTATGGCATGCGTGCTGTACTCTTATTCTACATTTATTATGAAACAACCAAAGGCGGTTTAGGGCTTGATAAAACGACAGCAGCGTCCATTATGTCTATTTATGGAGCAATGGTTTATATGTCGACCATTCTTGGTGGTTGGCTTGCTGACCGGATTTTGGGAAGTAGATCAACCATCATATATGGTGGGATTCTGATTGCGCTTGGGCACTTGGCATTATCGATACCAGGAAGTGTTACAGCGTTATTCGTTTCGATGGCACTGATTATTCTAGGGTCAGGTATTTTGAAGCCGAATCTGTCCAGTATTGTCGGAGATTTGTATTCTAAGGAAGATTATCGTCGTGATGCAGGTTTCAGTATCTTTTATACCGGAGCGAATGCAGGGGCACTATTAGCTCCGTTAATAGTTGGTACAATTGGCCAAACATACAATTTCCACCTCGGTTTTGCGATTGCAGCGGTGGGCATGCTGGTTGGATTGATCTGGTATGCCATAACATCCCGTAAAACATTAGGAGAGGCAGGTCGCTATGTGCCAAACCCAATAAGCCCAGCTGAAAAGGGGAAATTGATACGTTGGTTTTCCATAGCAGGTATCGCTATCCTGCTTGTCCTAGGAATAACAATTGCGACAGGTGTAATGACAATTGACGTTTTTACCGGAGTAATTAGTGTCCTTGGTATCATTATTCCTATCACTTACTTTTTGGTAATGTACAATAGTAAGAAAACGACAGCGGATGAAAAGTCTCGCTTGCTAGCTTATATTCCGTTATTCATTACCGCTATGATGTTCTGGGCTATCCAGGAACAAGGATCAACGATATTCGCGCAAATTGCGGATTCACAGACGAAGTTGGATTTTGGCTGGTTGCATATTCAATCAAGCTGGTTCCAATCAATTAATCCATTTTATATTGTATTTTTGGCACCATTGTTTGCATTAGCATGGACCAAATTAGGGAAGAGACAGCCGACAACTCCGGTTAAATTTGCTATTGGTGTCATTCTCGCCGGATTATCGTTTCTTTTAATGGTCGTTCCATTTGTGCTTGGAGGCGGACACCAAATTAACCCAATGTGGCTGGTTTTCAGCTTTTTAATTGTTACATTAGGTGAACTGTTCTTATCTCCGGTAGGGGCTTCAGCTACAACCAAACTCGCACCAGCAGCATTTGCGTCGCAGACCATGAGTGTTTGGTATTTGTCTAATGCCTCCGCACAAGCGATTAATGCGCAATTGGTTAAGTATTATAGCATTGATACCCAAGTTACCTATTTTATGATTATCGGTACACTTTCAGTAATTATTGGAATTGTATTATGGATATTTTCAAAAAAAATACACCAGTTTATGCGTGGTGTTGATTGA
- a CDS encoding DUF6529 family protein: MNKWFYFNFLLFIAAIWQVVRVSPLTGIKTHIFLGLLGLLFFLFNWTRHAVFSTIRNTPKRETKIKLANLSKRIVPYHRWTGTTALIIIIIHASLVIQRYELHLSWPKMAVGSVAGILLIGMVTTGWLRLFRPSIRKRKLHLYVGMSLFFIIFVHLLL; this comes from the coding sequence ATGAATAAATGGTTTTACTTTAATTTTTTATTATTTATTGCTGCAATTTGGCAAGTTGTTCGAGTCAGTCCATTAACAGGTATAAAAACTCATATTTTTCTTGGCTTGCTGGGTCTCTTATTTTTCTTATTCAACTGGACACGACATGCGGTGTTTTCGACCATTCGCAACACACCAAAACGAGAAACCAAGATTAAGCTTGCTAATTTATCCAAAAGAATCGTTCCTTATCATCGTTGGACAGGTACGACTGCACTCATCATCATTATCATCCACGCCTCACTTGTCATTCAGCGTTATGAGTTACACCTTAGCTGGCCTAAAATGGCAGTAGGATCTGTTGCTGGGATTCTTTTAATTGGCATGGTAACGACTGGATGGTTACGATTATTCCGACCGTCAATACGAAAGCGGAAGTTACATTTGTATGTAGGTATGTCTTTGTTCTTCATAATTTTTGTCCATTTATTGCTCTAA
- the guaC gene encoding GMP reductase, with protein MENVFDYEDIQLIPAKCVVDSRSECDTKVTFGGHTFKLPVVPSNMQTIIDEKIALYLAENNYFYIMHRFDPDERLAFVKDMQKRGLFASISVGVKAEEYSFIQQLANEQLTPEYITIDIAHGHSNAVINMIQHIKKHLPNSFVIAGNVGTPEAVRELEHAGADATKVGIGPGKVCITKIKTGFGTGGWQLAALRWCAKAASKPIIADGGIRTHGDIAKSIRFGASMVMIGSLFAGHEESPGETVEKDGKLYKEYFGSASEFQKGEKKNVEGKKMIVDYKGPLKDTLNEMEQDLQSSISYAGGNKLEAIRTVDYVVVKNSIFNGDKTY; from the coding sequence ATGGAAAATGTATTTGATTATGAAGATATCCAGTTGATTCCGGCAAAATGTGTGGTCGACAGTAGATCAGAATGTGATACTAAAGTGACGTTCGGCGGGCATACATTTAAGTTGCCTGTAGTTCCATCAAACATGCAAACAATTATCGACGAAAAGATAGCGCTATATCTAGCTGAAAACAATTATTTCTATATTATGCATCGCTTTGATCCGGACGAAAGGCTAGCTTTTGTTAAAGATATGCAAAAACGTGGATTATTCGCATCCATAAGTGTAGGTGTGAAAGCAGAAGAATATTCATTTATTCAACAATTAGCCAATGAACAACTCACACCGGAATACATTACGATCGATATCGCTCATGGTCATTCCAACGCGGTAATAAACATGATTCAACATATTAAGAAACACTTGCCTAACAGCTTTGTAATTGCCGGAAATGTCGGAACACCGGAAGCAGTTAGGGAACTGGAACATGCTGGTGCAGATGCAACAAAAGTGGGAATTGGGCCTGGGAAAGTATGTATTACGAAGATCAAAACAGGATTTGGAACGGGAGGATGGCAATTAGCTGCCCTAAGATGGTGTGCCAAAGCAGCTAGCAAACCAATCATTGCTGATGGCGGTATTCGTACGCATGGTGATATTGCAAAATCTATCCGCTTTGGTGCCTCGATGGTTATGATCGGTTCCCTATTTGCAGGCCATGAAGAATCTCCAGGTGAGACCGTTGAGAAAGACGGAAAGCTTTATAAAGAATATTTTGGCTCAGCCTCGGAATTCCAAAAGGGAGAAAAGAAAAACGTTGAAGGCAAGAAAATGATTGTCGATTATAAAGGTCCATTAAAAGATACGTTGAATGAAATGGAACAAGATCTGCAGTCTTCTATTTCCTATGCTGGCGGAAACAAACTAGAAGCAATTCGCACAGTCGATTATGTTGTAGTGAAGAATTCAATATTTAATGGAGATAAGACGTATTGA
- a CDS encoding pyridoxamine 5'-phosphate oxidase family protein, with amino-acid sequence MRGEIHNKKREIPEEEVYHFLKMGRVAHVATVDEEGFPYVIPLVYVYEQGTKLYLHIGNLRESQFWSNIEKNPRICIEVSEMGDLHPGKKYACQSALVYQSAVVFGNVNHIKDDAKKEWFFDRLLEKYGDPEWSFAKGYPALSKIELFEVEIEKITGKRNEGLSH; translated from the coding sequence GTGCGAGGAGAAATTCACAACAAAAAGCGGGAAATTCCTGAGGAAGAAGTCTATCACTTTTTGAAAATGGGGAGAGTTGCGCATGTGGCGACAGTCGATGAAGAGGGCTTTCCATATGTCATCCCATTAGTGTACGTATATGAACAGGGAACAAAATTATATCTGCATATTGGAAATCTGAGAGAAAGTCAATTTTGGTCTAATATCGAAAAAAACCCACGTATTTGTATCGAGGTTAGTGAAATGGGTGATTTACATCCAGGTAAGAAATATGCATGTCAATCAGCTTTAGTTTATCAAAGTGCAGTAGTGTTTGGGAATGTCAATCATATAAAAGACGATGCGAAGAAAGAATGGTTTTTTGACCGATTGCTTGAAAAGTACGGGGATCCGGAATGGTCCTTTGCAAAAGGGTATCCAGCTCTTTCGAAAATAGAGTTATTCGAAGTTGAAATTGAAAAGATTACAGGGAAACGGAATGAAGGACTTAGCCATTAA
- a CDS encoding GIY-YIG nuclease family protein, with amino-acid sequence MSSVLGKTIKIFLIDGEPTGRMSAELSNWTGKAFKIPRNKIRDSKDRPELNGTGVYLLFGKDDEQYETETAYIGEAEDVLKRLNQHLKEKDFWNEVIVLTNKDDNLNKAHIKYLEHHLYKNFSY; translated from the coding sequence ATGTCGAGTGTGTTGGGGAAAACGATTAAAATTTTTTTGATTGATGGGGAACCGACTGGAAGAATGAGTGCGGAACTTTCTAATTGGACGGGCAAGGCATTTAAAATACCACGCAATAAAATTCGTGATAGTAAAGATAGACCAGAACTAAATGGCACAGGTGTATATTTATTGTTTGGTAAAGATGACGAGCAATATGAAACAGAAACAGCCTATATTGGTGAAGCTGAGGATGTATTGAAGCGTTTGAACCAGCATTTGAAGGAAAAGGATTTCTGGAATGAGGTTATCGTCTTGACCAATAAGGATGATAATTTGAATAAAGCACATATCAAATACTTAGAACATCACCTTTACAAAAATTTTTCGTATTAA